One Lytechinus variegatus isolate NC3 chromosome 14, Lvar_3.0, whole genome shotgun sequence genomic region harbors:
- the LOC121427738 gene encoding cationic amino acid transporter 4-like, which produces MASETCRQLFANMMRRKANPMHAQNQMLESQLHQKLGTFELTLLGIGSMVGAGLYVLTGVVAKETAGPAIVVSYLISAVVAILIAMCYAELAAKIPRTGSAYTFIYIALGEVWAFFIGWNLLLEYVVASASVGRGISGYIDHLCNGTISNFTIEYLMGGEPWQATYFAQYPDLLAIAIELFISIFVILGVSISSWMNTIFLSINVVVVLIICGFGIAFGKLENWTTNGGFAPFGIEGVVTGAATLFYSFVGFDTIANCNEEAINPKRGIPISTIVSVSAAAIMYIATSASLTLLVPYSDIDVTSSFPNAMADHGITWATYAISVGAISAMSSTLLGAIISMCRCVYAIANDGLLFPFLARINERTKTPINATLVSLILTLLMTICFSMDQLVRFLSVGTLNAFAFASGSLIILRYQPTESDLHTTELTDYASTSDESRNGSQDSSDNIPDVDEDLHQQNDDKQSLTNGPTDQTSHLYRNVPMIPGTLKERYRNIPIIKHLSRFPPGRCVVFSLLISVICVICALAVAEYGFKSLLDGDWWAILLLVFFTAGAVLSFLLIAMHHQETPSEEYFSVKFVPLVPYMSILADIFLLLRLDVEAWVRYVIWLAVGAIIYFAYGYRHSHLADQRRQGEVLRSQFDYGTMISHQD; this is translated from the exons ATGGCATCGGAAACCTGCAGACAGCTTTTCGCCAACATGATGCGAAGGAAGGCAAACCCAATGCATGCGCAGAATCAGATGTTGGAATCTCAACTTCACCAAAAACTGGGCACATTTGAGCTAACACTCCTTGGGATAGGGAGTATGGTTGGCGCAGGACTGTATGTTCTCACTGGTGTTGTAGCGAAGGAGACAGCAGGTCCTGCCATCGTTGTATCGTATCTTATATCAGCGGTCGTAGCTATCCTGATAGCTATGTGCTATGCCGAACTGGCAGCGAAGATTCCTCGGACCGGTTCGGCATACACCTTTATCTATATAGCTCTTGGTGAAGTTTGGGCTTTCTTCATCGGATGGAATCTGCTCCTAGAGTACGTGGTTGCGTCAGCATCTGTTGGCCGCGGAATTAGCGGATACATTGACCATCTTTGCAATGGGACGATTTCCAACTTCACCATCGAGTATCTTATGGGTGGAGAACCCTGGCAAGCTACCTACTTTGCTCAGTACCCCGACCTTCTTGCGATAGCAATTGAActatttatctctatttttgtTATACTTGGGGTATCTATATCATCTTGGAtgaatacaatatttctttcCATTAATGTAGTGGTTGTTCTTATTATTTGTGGCTTTGGAATAGCTTTCGGCAAACTCGAGAACTGGACTACCAACGGTGGCTTTGCCCCGTTTGGGATAGAAGGTGTCGTAACGGGCGCTGCTACTCTATTTTATTCGTTTGTAGGGTTCGATACTATAGCTAACTGTAATGAAGAGGCGATAAACCCTAAACGAGGTATTCCCATCTCCACGATTGTTTCTGTGTCGGCTGCCGCCATAATGTACATTGCAACTTCTGCGTCTTTAACCCTGCTGGTTCCATATAGCGACATCGACGTGACCTCGTCGTTCCCGAATGCTATGGCTGACCATGGTATCACTTGGGCCACGTATGCAATATCCGTTGGCGCAATTAGCGCTATGTCATCGACACTCCTGGGCGCCATAATATCCATGTGCCGTTGTGTATATGCCATCGCAAATGACGGACTCTTGTTTCCTTTTCTGGCCAGAATAAACGAGCGAACCAAAACACCCATCAATGCAACCCTCGTCTCCCTAATCCTCACACTTCTCATGACAATTTGTTTCTCAATGGATCAACTTGTCCGTTTTCTCTCTGTTGGAACGTTAAACGCATTTGCCTTTGCCTCTGGTTCTCTAATAATATTACGCTACCAGCCCACGGAGTCAGATCTACACACCACTGAGCTTACAGATTACGCCTCCACATCAGATGAATCTCGGAACGGCTCGCAGGATTCTTCAGATAACATTCCTGACGTTGATGAAGACTTACACcaacaaaatgatgataaacAAAGTCTCACAAACGGTCCAACTGATCAGACAAGCCATCTATACCGCAACGTACCTATGATACCGGGTACCCTGAAGGAACGATACCGGAACATCCCCATCATCAAGCACCTCTCCAGGTTCCCTCCGGGGCGATGCGTCGTTTTTAGCCTACTCATCTCAGTGATCTGTGTAATATGTGCACTTGCCGTTGCAGAGTATGGCTTCAAGAGCCTCCTTGATGGAGATTGGTGGGCGATACTACTGCTAGTGTTCTTCACAGCAGGAGCTGTTCTGTCTTTTCTCCTGATCGCTATGCATCACCAGGAAACACCATCAGAAGAATATTTTAGT GTAAAGTTTGTTCCATTAGTTCCATATATGAGCATCTTGGCGgatatttttcttctcttgCGTCTAGATGTCGAGGCATGGGTGCGCTACGTAATCTGGTTGGCAGTAG GTGCTATTATATATTTTGCCTATGGATACAGACACAGTCATTTAGCTGATCAACGAAGACAGGGTGAAGTCCTTCGGTCACAGTTTGATTACGGGACAATGATATCTCACCAGGATTAA